In Brachionichthys hirsutus isolate HB-005 chromosome 20, CSIRO-AGI_Bhir_v1, whole genome shotgun sequence, the genomic stretch AGCCCTCCCCTTCAGTAACGCCCAAGATTAAAtttacacgcacacgcacgcacacgccaTCATTAACATCCTCTTGTtctgcctctgcctcccttGGCTGATGCAATCTAGGTCAGACAGCAATGAAGCTagtaatggaaaataaaagtggTTACGTAAGGCCTCTCTGCGCGCCGCACATCCAGTTCCCACATCAGAAGCGGTCGGACGTCGGCCGGCCCGTTGAGAATCGGCTTTATTTACCAAACAAGGAGGCCGTGGCGGTGAATTGCAATGAATGGAGGGTTTTTAGTGAGACGGGGGCTGTTTTTAAAAGAGAATGTCCTTTGGCTGTTTGACCATAAGAGCCACGCTGGTTTTGCAGGACAGTGTGGATAACGGTGTGGGCTAGCAGCTGTTTGAGGGGCGAAAGTCTCGGGATCCCCGACCGAATATCGGGCTGAAATGCGCAAGAGAAAATGGGGTACGGCGTGACGAGGGTTTAATTATAGACGGCGGTATGACTAAAATATTAGCCGTAGCACCACAGCATCACTCATCGTTGCGTAACCCGACCCCTCTCTCATCTCGGGGATGAAGTTCGCCTCTGTGATGCAGGACGACCACACACGAGCGTGCGGAGATGCCTCAGCCCGCCATGGTTTGCGTCAGCTCCCGTTATGTGTGATCGCAGCGTCTCCCACTCGGTTCACTCCTCGTATTCTCTTcacgtctccctctctccctctctctctctaccacccacccactcactccctccctcctgctctATTTTCTCTCCCGTTTGCCTCCCACCATTTTCTCTCTGTTCCCTATCTTGATCCTTCCTTGCTTCTCATCCCACCCTCCAGCTGGAGGTGCGTTTGAGCAGATTTAACACGAGGGCTGCTTTGGTTTTCGAgtcatcgtccccccccccccccacccttccagTTGCAGTTGTGCACTTCTACCCAAGACTCTGTCCCTCAACCCCCTGTGGCAACatgtgttctctctgtgttaGATAACAGGTCCTTAgactgttacccccccccccccccccgggccatGAGACCACCATCTGCCCCATCGCATCGTAGCAACCCTTttccgttcacacacacatctcttctCACAGGTTCTCTGTGTGTGAGGCCTGCTCGGGTATTTGTTAATCTGCATACAATCCCTTGCTCCATCCGTCCCACCCCAGGGCTAATCCCCATGTGGACTTTACCCTCTGCGTCCCCGACCTTCATTTCAATcccctgactttttttttggtcccgTTTTAATTATAATACTACGTCACTCTTAACGCCCCACATCTCCGAGTCTATATAAAAGAGAGTCCTACAATCCCCATCAGCCACAGCGCCGGCCCTCCCAGCTCCCCGCCGGCGGACGctgctacaccccccccccccacagggtgTGATCCCCTGGTAATCCTGTCTTTACAACAGCAACATGGATATTGATCCTGCTGCACCAGAAGCACAGCAGGACCGAAAACCAACCAATTATTCTGAATTAATTGTTAAGGACGAGGCAAGAATCCATAAAAACAGTGGAAGCGAAAGAAGAGCGACTTAAAAATCCACAGACTTCAGGATGGATCACAGTGTGAAAGAGGGATTGAACATCTGgatgaagtccccccccccccccccccagtgattcTGACAGGGATAGAGTCTTTGATTTATCCAGGCTCTTTAAAGGCCAAGCTGCACAGTATATTCTGCCTGCATTATGGATGACTgggcacagcccccccccccgtaatacATGCACATCTTCACGGGGCTTCCCCGAGGAAGAGGGGGAAACGTACACACAGTTACACGCTTACATCCAGCCTCCGGTGGCTGATGGAGCCTGAATCTAATCGGCTAAATGCTTATCTGAGTTTGCGTTTGAGTAAGTGCATTTTTCTTTGCTGATTTAAAATGCGCCTCATTGATCACCCGTTTCAGGAAATGGAACCATCGACTTCCCAGAGTTCCTGACCATGATGGCCAGAAAAATGAAGGACAcggacagcgaggaggagatCCGCGAAGCTTTCCGAGTATTTGACAAGGTATGTATGGTTAAATCTAAGAGAACTTGTTTCCGTGctgacaaatatttttttgggggggggggggagaagtcCAGTTGTATTCCTTTTCTACAAAATATGTCTTAATCCGGGTTGTAAGCATGAAGAGTCGCAGATGACGCATTCGATTTAAAATGTATCCTGCGCCTGATGCTTCCAGGACGGAAACGGCTACATCAGCGCTGCAGAGCTTCGTCACGTCATGACGAACCTGGGAGAGAAGCTAACGGACGAGGAGGTGGACGAGATGATCAGAGAAGCAGACATCGACGGGGACGGACAGGTTAACTACGAAGGTGAGAGGAATCGGGTGCACGGGAAGCGCTCACCGAAGCGCCACGGGGCACAGACGAGCTCGGGTTTCTAGGCCAGGCTGTTGGCGTTTATTAAACTGGGGACCTGTTAAGCTGTGTGTTTCTCTAAGGGCGACTGTAAGACAAAGTCAGCCGCACAGAATATTAGTGGGTTGCGGATGGAGCCTTCTGAAATGGAAATTATTCGTGAAGGAAATCCACAAGAGGAAAGGACAATGGGTTTAATGAGATGAATCCGTCTTGGGACAAATAAGGAGCCGTTTGAACCTCAGCTTGATAGCAACGATAGCTTAGCGTGAGACTGTTTGTGTGTCCGAGCCTCACGTCCTTATTGTCCTCATTGtcctctctttgtgtctctgcagagtTTGTACAGATGATGACTGCAAAGTGAAGCTTGCCCGCCCCCCCTGTCCTGTCCCCTCTTAGAAGAAAAataggaaaaaaggaaagagaaaaaaaaaagtcaaaatgtttTACTTACCTcttggggagaaaaaaaaaatatgttcatttattcataccGTTTCTGTATAGAAAATAATtgaatgttgaaataaaatatcCTTCTGTCTCCACACaggaaaaatatacaaaaaatatCTGCATGAAAATGATGGTTAGTGACCCTGTCCCCCCCCGGAGATCAGTTTAGCATCAGTACTTAACAAGTAATAACAACCAACCCTGTAACTACTACCTTCAGACTGAATCAAAAGCATTTGGGGAACTCCTCGTTCCCTTTGCTGGCGGTAAATGTCTGGACTGGCcatctcttctttctctgttttctgttcttcatgcatgcagctTGAGACCGGAGCACTaaccccccccgtcccccccccttctccagTCCCGGGCTATCAGGGCGTGCTGATTCCACTATAAGCTGTCCTATTGTTGGTTTGgtacagttgttttttttgtatttggaCAGGAACCCTGAGAGAATATACCTGGTATAGCTCGAGTGGCTTGGGAGTAATCGTACGCTAAATAACGAGAAAATATGTacaaaagaaaattacattttcaaatgtttggCATGTTCTTTTGATTTTATGTTGTTCGGACAGCCATCTTAGTAGTTGTGCGTCCTGCCccatcaaagggggggggggggggcataaagaGTCTTACGGTGAGCTTTCTACTTTATCTTTTCTTTCGCTGAGATGGAGTGTCTGTccattttgattttaattttttttcttgacGGAGAGAATCACTGGCCTTcgcttttctttctgttcttctgtttCTCGACTCAGACGAGAGCACGGCGAGGGGGGTGCGCTGCGTTCACGGCGCATGCCGTTAGGAGCGCACCAGTCTCTGCAGGCTTATCTGAGTTCAGTTTACATTCATTCCAAGTTGTACATGCtagtctcctttttttttttttttttcaaaataaaaagaccaTGAACTTTATTACGTCTTATGTCACCTTTCTTATATGCTCGACTGTGAAAGTGATCTATGAGGACAGTTCAACAAACCTGTATGTTTAGCCAGTAGACTAACGTGTCACTAATAAATGGCTGGTTGTGTTTATGTGCGGTGTAATTGTTCGGCAGAGGGCGGGGCTAGCGTTCGGCTCTGCGCTCATCGCAAGGCGGTGAGGTTGTGGAGAGACTGAGCTGttcacagtggggggggggggggtggggggagtgtTTGCTCTCGCGCTCAGCGCTGGATATTCATACACATCTATGACGCCTCTCTTCTCTCTTAAGACCCGGCcaggttgctaggcaacaggaGCATGCTCTAactgggatgtttttttttggtttagttTTTTTGGGAAAGGCAAGTGGGAGTTTGAATAAACCCTCCTGCTTCTGCCAATGACTCCACGTTGGCCTGTCCTAGTAAGTCCTAGTAAGGCGAACCGGGACGCAGCGCTGCTGCCGTGCGCGCTTATCAAGCAGGACGGGGCAGGACGCCACGCTACCTAAATGTCTAAAAGTCCTGAAAGGGCCGCGTTGTTTTACTATATTTGGACTGCAGTCCGACCATGTTTCCAAAGCGGCAGAGGCTGAGACGGCTCTCGCCCACCTACAGCAGGAAGAGAGCGCTTCTCTTCTTTACCATATCTATACTTAGCCATGCATGGGATGAAGAAGAACAACATTCCCCACATTACCGCCGCAGAACTGGTTTCATTTAGACGCCgttatttattttagataatCTCAAGTTCATTTCAGGGACTCTGCTCGAGCcatgagcttttattttgaaaagaaaaggaagaaccCAGGCATACGCAATACTTAAATGCCGTTTTATATAACCGGAGAGCAGAATCGTTGCACCCAGGGTTTATCACGCTTTGGcgttgttgccatggtaatgaTTTAATTGAATCTGCCTCTGCCAAATAAAGTTACACCAGATATTTCACTGATCCTGGTAACATAGCATTTAGGAATCCTTTAGGGGGCTTTCTATAAATGTATCATTTCCATAGTGACTGAAATGGAGACATTTATTTTCTAGAatataatttgttt encodes the following:
- the calm1b gene encoding calmodulin-1b produces the protein MADQLTEEQIAEFKEAFSLFDKDGDGTITTKELGTVMRSLGQNPTEAELQDMINEVDADGNGTIDFPEFLTMMARKMKDTDSEEEIREAFRVFDKDGNGYISAAELRHVMTNLGEKLTDEEVDEMIREADIDGDGQVNYEEFVQMMTAK